The DNA segment cagtgagtgagtgagttggagagagagagagagagagagagagagagagagagagagagagagagagagagagtgagtgagtgagtgagtgagtgagtgagtgagtgagtcaggggaagtgagagacagagagagagggagggagagagacaggcagatagggagacagagacacggagagagagagaccgggagaaaGAATAAGTGAGGGTAAAGGTAAGAGTAAGAGCGAGGGTgagtgatgagggagagagagagagagagagagagagagagagagagagagagagagagagagagagagagagagagagagagagagaaagaaagaagagggggagggaaggaagggacagtgagtgagttagagagagagagagagagagagagagagagagagagagagagagagagagagagagagagagagagagagagagagagagagagagagagtgagtaagtgagtgagtcaggggaagtgagagacagagagagggagggagagagacaggcagatagggagacagagacacggagagagagagaccgggagaaaGAATAAGTGAGGGTAAAGGTAAGAGTAAGAGCGAGGGTGagtgatgaggaagaaagagagagagagagagagagagggagaaagagagagagaaggagagagagagagagagagaaggagagagagagagagagaaggagaaagagagagagagagagtgtgagagagagagagggagagagagagggagaaggagagagagagagagagaaggagaaagagagagagtgtgagagagagagaagttaggggaatgggggggaaggggggatccGGCTAAGTGCTTTCATGTTTGCAATATATAACATGGACGTGCAACGAGCAttggaataaaacaaaataaataaaacgctctGCCTATGCCTCGGAGACCCTCTGTGGCAGAGACAATTCACAGGTCACGTTTTCCCCCCAGTAACGCAGGAAGGAATTAACACGACAGCATTTTGATAATGGTCGTTCTTAGAGTAACACCCCAAGCTTTATTTACTGTTGTTCAGTAGGAGGAAAATTTTAGTCCTTGTTCATGTGCGGAAGCGGTTGTTACAGCACGTGGTATTGTTCCCATTGTGGCTTTCTGCCGTTGTTCTGTGGCTTTTGTTTCAGAGAATCCTCTCGCCACCATTCTCGGCTTTACTCTATGCATTTAACTTTTTTCATTGCGCAATgcattttttatatgaaataatgGGAAGAATTATTAGTACATTAAGTGCGCTGCTCTTATCATTAACTCGAACGTGACGAATGAATCGCAAACACGACCGCATAGTTAGCCAGGAACGAGTCTTCAGTGGGCGGGGCAGCGAGGCTTGCGTGCCGAGGTCAGGGCCACACCCAGGATCACGACTTTGAAAAATGCAGATGGTTCAGATGGCTTACTGTGATACTTAACTTTCGTGGATGAAGGCTTCTGTTCCCCGAGAAAGTAAACATTTTCCCCCACCGGCAACGAAATTCCTTTAACATTCCAGGAGGTGATATTCCATTTTCTTGCATAATTATCCAACATTTACATGTGGGATATCATTACACAAGATCCTCCGTCTCAACTCATTAGCGACCCTCTGTCAATAGTCTTCCACAAACATTCACGTTTCATCGTCAAAAAGCAATTTTCTGAATAGGGACGCGGGAAAAGATCTACTTTCGGATATTCGCCCTTGCGCCCCGAGTTAATTAGGCTTGATTTTGTGTGCTGGTACAATTAGTAATGTTTTATCCGGCGATTCTTTGGAATTAAATCCTACTTTCTATTTCCTCGACATCCATCCCGGTCATTTAATTATTAAGGCCAATTACCATGCCACTCGCAGTGTGTGATGACAGCAGAGGATCATCATTATGGAAAAAATGTAAGAAATTTTACTTTAgggttattataattttgttcttATGTGAAATATGATTGAGGGGTTTAAAgccatctttatatttatttattttattcctatGTTTACATTATTTCGGCGCAACGCTGAATCTGCATAAATCACCTAGGGAATTTACATTACTATCTCAGCGGAATCTTGCCTGAGAATTAATCAACGCtattagaaagaaaattatatcacAATGTTTATGATATTCAAACTATAAGCTGATTACTGCACTACTCTTGCATGGATTGTAGGACAGATATGACGGTTAACAAAAGGGATAttgtgctgatatatatatatatatatatatatatatatatatatatatatatatatatatatatatacatacatacatacatacatacatacacacacacacaagcacacacacacacacacacacacacacacacacacacacacacacacacacacacacacacacacacacacacacacagaaacacacacacacacacacacacacacacacacacacacacacacatatatatatatatatatatatatatatatatatatatatatatatatatatatatatatatatatatatatatatatatatatatatatatatatgtatattgtgtgagtgtgtgtgtgtgtttgtgtagtaatagtaataatgtgtgtgtgtgtgtgtgtgtgtgtgtgtgtgtgtgtgtgtgtgtgtgtatctgtgtgtgtgtgatatgcatgtatgtgtatctatgtacacacacactcacacacatatgtatatgtgtacatttatgaaATTGAAAAAGTGCACGTACAGTAACTTTTTGCTGGACAATTGTATTTGAAAAAATGCCAAAGGAAATTACTATTCGGTAGTTATTGCACTTTTCTGATCATTGTTTCGATTTTATCACCAGAGGATTTCAAAATCCTGTCAGGACGGGCAAAATATGACGTAAAACTATTTGCTTTCCGAGAATTCAAATGGTTGTTGGCAGTAAAAAAGTATacagtatatccatacatattttcACCCTTAGCATGTGGGCAGCTTATATGTAGATTTTCATTTAACAGGAACAAAATGCAGTGTTATGTTAGAGTATAAATCCCAGCAAGGGAATCGAACTCCTTTCGCTGGCTCCGTAATAACAAGGAGTATAAGGGAAAATAATAGGAtcgaggagaaaataaaaggaccAGCAACTgaattatataatttaatataagcTTTATGGTGGcctataatagagagagaaaaagtatcttcagaatattgtaataatgaggaaaattaggGGCGTTTGAAGTGTCGTGTGGCAGCTTTTGATGACAGGTTGGTCTGATAATAACAAAGGCGGGAGCGTTGGTAATAAGAGGTTCTCATTTTGATACcacgataaaaaaataagtaaataaaaaaataaaaagataacgcGCTTTATCAGGTTTGCAAAGTGTTTAGATCTGGCTTATTGTTAACTCGAACTTTTTTTTATGTCAGTTATATTGCGATGATATTTTGCAGGGGTTATGAAAACGATATTTTCAATTGCGATTTTGCCTTGCCTTGTCCCTTGTGATTATCGTGTCTCTGAGGTCTTGTAATTTTTCTTGTCGCATTTTatgcttttccttcccttttcagaTGTATAATCATTGTTTCTTTAAGACCCTGATTTTATAGCTTCTCGCGTCTGGCGAACAGGAACTCTATAATTATCTTGTTCCTTGACGTTTCGGCTGTGATCAGTCTCTGTCCGGAGGCGTCTGTTATTTTTGTGGAAACGTTTATTTATCTTgtgatatattctctctctctctctctctctctctctctctctctctctctctctctctctctctctctctctctctctctctctctctctctctctctctctctctctctctctctctctctctctctctctttctctctctttctctctctctctctctctctctctctctctctctctctctctctctctctctccctcctccccctccctcctccctcccctccctccctcctccctccctccctccctccctctccctcccctccctccctccccctccccctcccctccccctcccctccctccctccctctccctctccctccctctcctccctctccctcctctccctccctctcctccctctccctctccctctccctctccctctccctctccctctctccctctccctctccttctccctccctccccccctctcgctgtccctatccctcaccctttctcactcccccacATCCTCGCGCACCACAATCACCCTGCAATGTCCACACGCCAGGCGGCCATCCCTCACTCACGCCGACTTCCTCCCCCAGATGGCGCAGTCCGCGAGTCCTCGGTGTGCCAGGTCAACAGCACGGGTCCCAACGAGAGCTCGGGCATCAGCATCAGTACGCCGGTGCTCATGAGGTGCCCAGGACCCCACGACCCGCTCAACCACACCGCCTGCTGCTACAacggcgagggcgaggaggatgaCCAGGAGGAGAGCCAGGGCGGCGCGAGGTGTTGCGTGCCGCCCGCCGTGCCCGTCGGAGTTTTCTATATCGATGATCAGTGAGTGTTGtggttagaggggggtggggggtgggggtggggatttcGGAAGGGGTGCCTACGTTGCTTCTGGAAAGGGATGGTTGATTTTCTCGATTTGAAATTACAGAATtatagtacgtatatatatatatatatatatatatatatatatatatatatatatatatatatatatttgtgtgtgtgttgtatatatatttgtgataaagGTCTAGATTCAAGGGCAGGTCCTTAATGTTGTTGGATATATGTAAAGTAAATGTCgcattatcaaatatatattaaacGAAGCAATACATATAAATTGGCTCAcaactttcattaaaaaaaaaagataaatagataaataataaaataagataaaaagcaaaagcagtgtatgtagctatatatatacctgtccaaGTGTATGTGTTTAATTTTGATAAACCTTCCAGATTAGCGATGATCATCGCCCTGAGTGTGACCACAGTGtgtgtcatcatcaccattatcatcatcgtctgcTGCTTCTGGTCGCGGTGTCCTCTCTACACGGCTTGTCGGATCCGGTACCACCAGGATGACATCATCGCCTACGGTGGGTggcggcgggggtgggtgggggtcagGTGGGGGTCGGGAAGGGGTTGGGGTcagtgggaggtgggggatgggacgGGGGTCataggtggtgggtgggggtgggggaaagggcggGGGTCAAAGATAGGCGTGTGGGGAAGTGGGTCATTGGAAGGCAGGTTGGGTTGGGGGTCatagggagataagggaaaggacGGGGGTCATAGGGAGATAGGGGGTCAAAGGTGATGGATGGGGGCGAGGGTCaaaggtaggtgggtaggggtgggggtcatTGGAAggcaggtgggtagggagggggtcaAATGGAGATAGGGGGAAAGGACAAGGGTcaaagggaggtgggtgggggcggAGGTCCCAGTCGGAGTCAGGTGGGGTCGGGGGTCAGTGGGAGGTGTGGAAAGGACAGGGGTCAAAGATAGGCGTGTGGGGGCGAGGGTcaaagggaggtgggtgggggcgggggtcacTGGAAGACAGGTGGGTGGGGGTCgaagggaggtgggttggggcaggaaggaaggaaagggagagaagggagaaggggggtaggaagtCAGGGAAGCAATtggattaaaaaggaaaatagaaggaaggaaagtgtatggaggaaagagcgaaaaggaaagagagggcagggaatagaagagaaagtaaGGTAAGGGAAattaggaaaggaaagggaagggaaagtgaaagcAGAGGTGAAGATAAAGGAATTAAGAGTGCAAAagtctccatcctctctctctctctctctctctctctctctctctctctctctctctctctctctctctctctctctctctctctctctctctctctctctctctctctctctttctctttctctcacacacacacacacacacacacacacacacacacacacacacacacacacacacacacacacacacacacacacacacacacacacacacacacacacacacacacacacacacacacacacacacacacatcagttaATTCTGCATGCTTTGTGTTCCATATCCAATGGTGGAAAAGGCAGGCTAATACAGCCACATTTATTTCAATGAGGTTAAATTTCTGTAATGtttctatgtaaatatgtataaatgtatatatatatacatatatacatatgaatagaaaaacacactaccgtgttgatactgtggtagaaaaacccacaatgcacaaactagcttgtgcattgtgggtttttctaccatatatacatatatacacacacacacgtatatatatatatatatatatatatatatatatatatatatatatatatatatatatatatgtatatatatatatatatatatatatataaatatatatatatatatatatatatatatatatatatatatatatatatatatatatacatatatacacacacacatacatgcaaagtatatatacatgtatgtgtgtgtgtgtgtgtgtatatatatatatatatatatatatatatatatatatatatatatatgtacatatacatatagttagatatagaaatagatagatagatggatagagggatagattaacagaaagtgtgtatgtgtgtgtttgtgtgtgtatatatatatatatatatatatatatatatatatatatatatatatatatataatatatatatatatttatatatacatatatatataaatatatatatatatatatatatatatatatatatatatatatatatatatatatatatatatatatatattatgtgtgtgtgtgtgtgtgtttatgtctgtatgtgtgtgtgtttatatgtgtgtgtgtgtgtttgtgtgtgtgtgtgtgtgtgtgtgtgtgtgtgtgtgtgtgtgtgtatgtctagatagatagatagatatatagatagacagacaggtatatatgtatatatatatacatatatatatatgtatatatatatatatatatatatatatatatatgtatgtacatatatatatgtacatatatatatatacatatatatatatatatatatatatatatatatatatatgtatataaatatatatatatatatatatatatatttatatacatatatatatatatatatatatatatatatgtatatatatgtacatatatatatatatatatatatatatatatatatatatatatatatttatatgtacatatatatatatatatatatatatatatatatatatatatatatatatatttatatgtacatatgtatatatatatatatatatatatatagaaatatagaaatatagaaatatatatgtacatatttatgtatatatgtatatatatatatatatatatatatatatatatatatatatataaagacatatattcatatatatatgtatatatatatatatatatatatatatatatatatatatatatatatatatatatatatatatatatataaagatatatatgtatatatatgaatatatatatatatatatatatatatatatatatatatatatatacacatacatatatatgtatatatatataaatatatatatatttatatgtatttatatatatatatatatgtatatatatgtatatataaatatatatatatatatatatatatatatatatatatatatgtatgtacatatatatataaatatatatatatgtacatatatatgtacatatatatatatatatatatatatatatatgtacatatatatatatatatatatatatatatgtatatatatatgtatatgtacatatatatatatatgtatatatatatatatgtatatgtatatatgtatatgtacatatatatatatatacatatatatatatgtacatatacatatatatatacatatatatatatatatatatatatatatatatatatatatatatatatatatttatatatgtatatgtatatatatttatatatatatatatatgtacatatatatttatttatatatatatatatatatatatagagatatatatatatatatatatatatatatgtatatatatatgtgtgtatatatatatatatatataatatatatatatatgtatatatatatatgtatatatatatatgtatatatataagtatatatatatatatatatatatatattaatatatttgtatatatatatctatatatatttgtatatatatatatttatatatatatatatatatatatatatatatatatatatacatatgaatatatataaatatacatatgaatatatatatataaatatacatatgaatatatatatataaatatatatatatatatatatatatatatatatatatttatatatatatttatatttatatatatatatatatatatttatatatatatatatttatatatatatataaacacacacacacacacacacacacacacacacacacacacacacacacacacacacacatatatatatatatatatatatatatatatatatatatatatatatatatatatatttatttatttatttatatatatatatatatatatatatatgtatatatatatatatatatatatatatatatatatatatatgtgtgtgtgtgtgtgtatatatatatatatatatataatatatatatatatttatatatatatatatatatatatatatgtgtgtgtgtatatatatatatatatatatatatatatatatatatatgtatatatatatatatatatatatatatatatgtacatatatatttgtatatatatatgtatttgtatatatatatatatatatatatatatatatatatatatatatatataaatatatatatatatatatgaatatatatatatatatatatatatatatatataaatatatatgtgtgtgtgtgtgtgtatatatatatttatatttatatatatatatatatatatatatatatatatatatatatatatatatatatatatatatatatatatatac comes from the Penaeus vannamei isolate JL-2024 chromosome 8, ASM4276789v1, whole genome shotgun sequence genome and includes:
- the LOC113822895 gene encoding uncharacterized protein, coding for MGSLNMFSVRKEYFWILFFYAALTDGAVRESSVCQVNSTGPNESSGISISTPVLMRCPGPHDPLNHTACCYNGEGEEDDQEESQGGARCCVPPAVPVGVFYIDDQLAMIIALSVTTVCVIITIIIIVCCFWSRCPLYTACRIRYHQDDIIAYASKDEETAGLNDMPPEETKGVTIYSPNAVKVTMKDDV